The proteins below come from a single Triticum aestivum cultivar Chinese Spring chromosome 5D, IWGSC CS RefSeq v2.1, whole genome shotgun sequence genomic window:
- the LOC123125129 gene encoding uncharacterized protein, producing MSLVLLCSVVPPFPCVSPWPPHLRNSSSLDPPFSSALDEDRPRHGSMEQRLLVLEFLFDSSSSRSGPPIPYSSCSSLPVLQALSTKLAGGTTFANDDTRNEQLHHLIRALEQERAMHKKEQDRSMLQLHWRLSAVYEDMKVKKKKGHVPLS from the exons atGAGTCTCGTCCTCCTCTGTTCTGTAGTTCCTCCCTTTCCCTGTGTGTCTCCATGGCCGCCCCACCTACGTAATTCCTCCTCCCTCGATCCCCCATTCTCCAGCGCCCTGGACGAGGACCGCCCTCGTCATGGCTCAATGGAGCAGCGGCTGCTTGTCTTGGAGTTCCTGTTTGACTCGTCGTCTAGCCGTAGCGGGCCGCCGATCCCCTATAGTTCTTGTTCATCTCTTCCTGTTCTTCAG GCTCTAAGCACCAAACTTGCAGGAGGCACTACATTTGCGAACGATGACACCAG GAATGAACAACTTCATCATCTTATAAGAGCATTGGAGCAAGAGAGAGCAATGCACAAGAAAGAGCAAGATAGATCAATGTTGCAGTTGCATTGGAGATTGTCAGCTGTATATGAAGATATGAAAGTGAAGAAAAAAAAGGGACATGTGCCTTTATCATGA
- the LOC123125130 gene encoding uncharacterized protein isoform X1, with the protein MFWACAKSSDRSQFNYNRAKLAQKTVEGAKDMMKTTPEYWCRAYFRIGSFCDSVENNMCESFNNAIMRSRFYPVLTAMEIIRKKVTVRIQQNRAKSEKWYGTICPNIFKKLKVNIERSARCQVLWNGKDGFEVPEGEHRRYTVNLENWTCSCRYWQLSGLPCCHAVSAIYTCSRDLDLYISPCYSIAEYNRIYDHVLQPINGPEDWPISEKPRPLPPKKRTQTGRPQTKRRQEEGEKPRNPSKMSRAGTQVTCSSCGTQGHNKRKCTNNNTAGNKEHANFTRAATRRKAKQARTEVPLSIFFFLHIFS; encoded by the coding sequence ATGTTTTGGGCATGTGCCAAGTCATCGGATAGAAGCCAGTTCAATTACAATAGGGCTAAGCTTGCACAAAAGACAGTAGAGGGTGCGAAAGACATGATGAAAACTACACCAGAGTATTGGTGTAGGGCCTactttaggattgggtctttttgTGACTCAGTTGAGAACAACATGTGTGAGTCATTTAATAATGCCATCATGAGATCTAGGTTCTATCCGGTATTAACTGCAATGGAAATCATTAGAAAGAAGGTCACTGTGAGGATCCAACAAAACAGAGCAAAGTCTGAGAAGtggtatggaaccatttgtccaaATATTTTCAAGAAGTTGAAGGTCAACATTGAAAGATCTGCTAGGTGTCAAGTGTTGTGGAATGGAAAGGATGGGTTTGAAGTACCGGAAGGTGAGCATAGGAGATACACAGTCAATCTAGAAAACTGGACATGTTCATGTAGATATTGGCAACTTTCCGGATTACCTTGTTGTCATGCGGTTAGTGCAATCTACACCTGCTCTAGAGATTTGGATCTCTACATTTCACCTTGCTACTCTATTGCTGAGTACAACAGAATTTATGATCATGTTCTTCAGCCTATCAATGGACCAGAAGATTGGCCAATTTCTGAAAAACCTAGACCTCTTCCACCTAAGAAAAGAACACAGACTGGCAGGCCCCAGACAAAGAGAAGGCAGGAGGAAGGAGAGAAACCTAGGAACCCATCAAAAATGTCAAGAGCAGGCACTCAGGTGACATGTTCAAGTTGTGGAACTCAGGgtcacaacaaaagaaaatgtacgaaTAACAATACTGCTGGTAATAAAGAGCATGCCAACTTCACAAGAGCAGCTACAAGGAGAAAGGCCAAGCAAGCAAGAACAGAGGTGCCCCTTTCTATCttcttttttttgcatattttttcCTGA
- the LOC123125130 gene encoding uncharacterized protein isoform X2, with translation MEKIIDLSDGEYARVYDYQLELLRSNPGSTIAVTLNPEILESNVFERMYMCLDGCKKGFLAGCRRVVGLDGCFLKGAFKGQLLCAIGRDANNQMYPIAWAIVEVESYDSWYWFIGFLQKDLQINNNGEGWVFIFDQQKGLIRAVNELVPQAEHRMCARHIYANWRK, from the exons ATGGAGAAGATAATTGATCTATCAGATGGTGAGTATGCTAGAGTTTATGATTATCAACTTGAGTTGCTTAGAAGCAACCCAGGTAGCACTATTGCAGTGACATTAAATCCAGAAATTCTTGAGAGCAATGTGTTTGAAAGAATGTATATGTGTTTAGATGGTTGCAAGAAAGGATTTCTAGCAGGATGTAGAAGAGTTGTGGGGCTAGATGGATGCTTTCTGAAGGGTGCATTCAAGGGGCAATTGCTTTGTGCAATTGGTAGAGATGCCAATAACCAGATGTATCCAATAGCCTGGGCTATAGTAGAGGTTGAGAGCTATGATTCTTGGTATTGGTTCATTGGGTTTCTTCAAAAAGATCTCCAGATAAACAACAATGGTGAAGGATGGGTGTTCATCTTCGATCAGCAAAAG GGTCTCATCAGGGCAGTCAATGAGCTTGTGCCCCAAGCAGAGCATAGGATGTGCGCAAGACACATTTACGCTAACTGGAGAAAATAG